The Neisseria animaloris genome segment TGCTTACCGCAATTCGATTCTGGTTAAAGTTATTTTTTCTATCTTCAAAAGCACACAAATTAATTGGCAATACCTTCATCAAAAAACAGACTGCACTAATTGTTTTTTTATGTTAAAGTCAGATTTTAATAACTCGGCAGTTTGGACTGCCATAAAGGGCTGTTTAAATTTAAAATCCGGTAAGATGTAAATGCAGTATAGAAACTATCTGCCCGATTTTAAGCTTAAACAGCCTTCATCATGTTTACGGAAAGAGTTTCATGCAGTCTTGGCAGCTACCCGAACACATCGCCGACATTTTGCCTTCGACCGCGCGCCAGCTCGAAAGTGCGCGGGAAAAGCTGTTGGCTTTATTCCGTGTACACGGATATGAATTGGTGCATCCGCCCCTGATGGAATACAGCCACTCTCTGCTTACCCGTATCGACGCGGGTTTGTCGCTGAAAACCATCCGCGTCGTCGATCAACTCAGCGGCAGGCAGCTCGGTATCCGTGCCGACATCACGCCGCAGGTGGCGCGTATCGATGCCCATCTTTTGTCGGCCAACAACGGCATTAACCGCTTGTGTTACGCAGGCTCGGTGCTGCATGCCCGTCCGGACGGTTTTTTGAACACCCGCGAACCTTTGCAGGTGGGTGCGGAACTCTACGGCTTTGCCGGAGTGGCCGCCGATATCGAATTGATTGATTTAATGCTGAAAAGCGTATCGGTTGCCGAGTTCGGCGAGATTCTGCTTTCGCTCGGGCATATCGGCGTGTTTCGTGCGCTGGCGGATGCGGCCGGTTTGAGTGAGCAGCAGTCGGAACAGCTGTTGGCCTTGATGCAAGATAAAGATGCCGCAGCCGTGCGCGCTCAGGTCGATGGCTGGCAGCTTGACGGAATGTGGGCCAAAGCCTTTGCCTTGCTGCCCACACTGTATGGCGGGCGGGAAGTATTGCAGGAAGCGCGTAACCGTTTGCCCGATTTGTTTGCGGTCGGCAAAGCATTAGACGAATTGCAGGCCGTTTGCGATGCTTTCCCCGGTCGGCAAATCCATATCGATTTGGCTGAACTACGGGTAGACAATTATCACACCGGTTTGCTGTATGCCGCATACGGCAGCGACTGCCACGATGCCGTTGCACGCGGCGGGCGTTACGACGGTTTGGGTCAATATTTCGGCCGCGCCCGTCCTGCCACGGGTTTCAGCTTTGATTTGCGGATGTTTATCGGGCGCTTGCCGCAGAGCGAGCAAACGCAGTTTATCGCCGTGGCGCATCAGGATATGGCCAAGGCGTGCAGTGCAGTTGAGCAACTCCGCGCCGAAGGCTATTGCGTGGTGATCGATTACGGTGTTGAACACAATGGCACGAAGAATACGACGCGCCGTCTGAAAAAACAGGACGGCGAATGGAAAGTTATTGAAACAGAAATGGAACAGGTTTGAGTTATGGCTAAAAACGTAGTGGTTATCGGCGCACAATGGGGCGACGAAGGCAAAGGTAAAATCGTAGACTGGCTGGCCGAAGAAACTTCGGGCGTGGTGCGTTTTCAGGGCGGACACAATGCAGGTCATACCTTGGTTGTCGGCGGTAAAAAAACCATTCTGCGTCTGATTCCGAGCGGTATTTTGCACGAAAAACTGGAATGCTTTATCGGCTCGGGCGTAGTGGTCAGCCCCGAAGCCTTGCTGGGTGAGATTGACGAATTGAATGCGGCGGGCGTGAAAAACGTAGAAGGCCGTCTGAAAATTGCTCCTACCGCCACCTTGATTCTGCCTTACCACATCGCGCTTGACCAAGCCCGCGAAGCCTCGCGCGGCAGCGGTAAAATCGGCACAACCGGCCGCGGTATCGGACCTGCTTACGAAGACAAAGTCGCCCGCCGCGCCATCCGCATGGTTGACCTGTTCGACATCGAAAAACTGAAAACCAAATTGCAGGCCAATATCGAATACTACAATATTCAGTTGCAGCACCTGCATAAAGCCGAGCCGGTAAGATTCGAAGACGTGCTGGCTGTGGTTGAAAAATTCTCAAGCCGAATCAAACCGATGATCAGCGATGTATCGCGCACCTTGTATGAAAAAAACCAAAAAGGCGAAAAACTGCTGTTTGAAGGTGCGCAAGGCACTTTGCTGGATATCGACTACGGCACTTATCCGTTTGTTACCTCTTCCAACTGCTTGGCCGGAGCCGCTTCCGCCGGAGCCGGTGTGCCGCCGCAAATGTTGAATTATGTGTTGGGTATCGTGAAAGCCTACACCACCCGTGTCGGCTCAGGCCCGTTCCCGACCGAACTGTTCGACGACATCGGCGCAGGATTGGCCGAGCGCGGCCATGAATTCGGCTCGGTAACCGGTCGTGCCCGCCGCTGCGGTTGGTTCGATGCCGCCGCCCTGAAGCGTTCTATTCAAGTAAACGGTATTTCCGGCATGTGTATCACCAAACTGGATGTGATGGACGGCATTGAAGAAATCAAAATCTGTACCGGCTACCAACTGCCCGACGGCAGCAAAACCGACATCCTGC includes the following:
- a CDS encoding adenylosuccinate synthase: MAKNVVVIGAQWGDEGKGKIVDWLAEETSGVVRFQGGHNAGHTLVVGGKKTILRLIPSGILHEKLECFIGSGVVVSPEALLGEIDELNAAGVKNVEGRLKIAPTATLILPYHIALDQAREASRGSGKIGTTGRGIGPAYEDKVARRAIRMVDLFDIEKLKTKLQANIEYYNIQLQHLHKAEPVRFEDVLAVVEKFSSRIKPMISDVSRTLYEKNQKGEKLLFEGAQGTLLDIDYGTYPFVTSSNCLAGAASAGAGVPPQMLNYVLGIVKAYTTRVGSGPFPTELFDDIGAGLAERGHEFGSVTGRARRCGWFDAAALKRSIQVNGISGMCITKLDVMDGIEEIKICTGYQLPDGSKTDILPFGADAVAGCTPIYETMPGWTESTFGVKEFDKLPANAKAYLKRIEEVCGAPVAIVSTGPDREETIVLQHPFA
- a CDS encoding ATP phosphoribosyltransferase regulatory subunit; the encoded protein is MQSWQLPEHIADILPSTARQLESAREKLLALFRVHGYELVHPPLMEYSHSLLTRIDAGLSLKTIRVVDQLSGRQLGIRADITPQVARIDAHLLSANNGINRLCYAGSVLHARPDGFLNTREPLQVGAELYGFAGVAADIELIDLMLKSVSVAEFGEILLSLGHIGVFRALADAAGLSEQQSEQLLALMQDKDAAAVRAQVDGWQLDGMWAKAFALLPTLYGGREVLQEARNRLPDLFAVGKALDELQAVCDAFPGRQIHIDLAELRVDNYHTGLLYAAYGSDCHDAVARGGRYDGLGQYFGRARPATGFSFDLRMFIGRLPQSEQTQFIAVAHQDMAKACSAVEQLRAEGYCVVIDYGVEHNGTKNTTRRLKKQDGEWKVIETEMEQV